A genomic window from Gymnodinialimonas ceratoperidinii includes:
- a CDS encoding pyridoxal phosphate-dependent aminotransferase, translated as MPAFSNRLSGITGGGDDGWSLFYRARALKDAGEPVLELTIGEHDTRTAPDILDAMAASARGGHTGYAAVPGTRDLRELVARRLQSLANIPYGPENVLITPGGQSALFAAHSLACDHGDTALLFDPYYATYPGTIRGVGAVPRAVAARPEDGFQPREADLMDASEGAKSLLINTPNNPTGAVYSDATLEGIARVAEARDLWVISDEVYDAQVWEGTHRPFASMPGMFGRTLTVGSLSKSHAMTGSRLGWIAGSAEAIGHLINLSTHTTYGVPGYIQDAGAYALSRGPKVEAEVAAPFRRRRDMVLARLADQQAIKAIPPAGAMYVMLDIRATGLSGLEFGEMLLDEERVAIMPGESFGEAAKGHIRVALTLPDEIFAEALDRLFAFTARKLAEKAA; from the coding sequence ATGCCCGCCTTTTCCAATCGCCTCAGCGGCATCACCGGCGGCGGTGACGACGGCTGGAGCCTGTTCTACCGCGCGCGCGCCCTGAAAGACGCCGGCGAGCCGGTGCTGGAACTCACCATCGGAGAGCATGACACCCGCACCGCGCCGGATATCCTCGACGCGATGGCGGCCTCTGCACGGGGCGGCCACACCGGTTATGCGGCCGTGCCCGGCACCCGAGACCTGCGCGAGCTGGTGGCGCGCCGCCTGCAATCGCTCGCCAATATTCCCTATGGCCCCGAGAACGTGCTGATCACCCCCGGCGGGCAGTCGGCGCTCTTCGCCGCCCACAGCCTTGCCTGCGACCATGGCGACACGGCGCTGCTGTTCGACCCCTATTACGCCACCTACCCCGGCACGATCCGGGGCGTCGGCGCGGTGCCGCGCGCGGTCGCGGCGCGTCCCGAGGATGGGTTCCAGCCGCGCGAGGCGGACCTGATGGACGCCAGCGAAGGCGCCAAGAGCCTGTTGATCAACACGCCCAACAATCCCACCGGCGCGGTCTATTCCGACGCGACCCTCGAAGGGATCGCGCGGGTGGCCGAGGCGCGCGACCTCTGGGTGATCTCGGACGAGGTCTATGACGCGCAGGTCTGGGAGGGCACCCATCGCCCCTTCGCGAGCATGCCGGGCATGTTCGGACGGACGCTGACCGTGGGCTCGCTCTCCAAGAGCCACGCGATGACCGGCTCGCGCCTTGGCTGGATCGCGGGGTCGGCGGAGGCGATCGGCCATCTGATCAACCTCTCGACGCACACGACCTATGGCGTGCCGGGCTATATTCAGGACGCGGGCGCCTATGCGCTGTCGCGCGGCCCGAAGGTCGAGGCCGAGGTCGCGGCCCCGTTCCGCCGCCGTCGCGACATGGTGCTGGCGCGGCTGGCCGACCAGCAGGCGATCAAGGCGATCCCGCCGGCGGGCGCCATGTACGTGATGCTCGACATCCGCGCGACGGGGCTGAGCGGGCTGGAGTTCGGCGAGATGCTGCTGGATGAGGAACGCGTGGCGATCATGCCGGGCGAAAGCTTCGGCGAGGCGGCCAAGGGGCATATCCGGGTCGCGCTGACCCTGCCCGACGAGATCTTTGCCGAGGCGCTGGACCGGCTCTTTGCCTTCACGGCGCGCAAGCTGGCGGAAAAGGCGGCGTAA
- the eda gene encoding bifunctional 4-hydroxy-2-oxoglutarate aldolase/2-dehydro-3-deoxy-phosphogluconate aldolase — protein sequence MTPQAQSVAAHRIAALAPIIPVLVVNDPAHAAPLARALVKGGLPALEVTLRTPCALEVISEMATVDGGAVGAGTLLTPQDVENAKAAGATFGVSPGATQRLIDACIANELPLLPGAATASEVMALFEQGFDMLKFFPAEANGGAPALKAIGAPIPQVSFCPTGGVSMANAKDYLSLPNVVCAGGSWVAPKTAVEAGDWDEVERLAKEAAALPR from the coding sequence ATGACCCCGCAAGCCCAATCCGTCGCCGCCCACCGCATCGCGGCCCTCGCACCGATCATTCCCGTGCTCGTCGTCAACGACCCCGCCCATGCCGCGCCGCTGGCCCGCGCGCTGGTGAAAGGCGGCCTTCCCGCCCTCGAGGTCACGCTGCGCACGCCCTGCGCGCTGGAGGTCATCTCCGAGATGGCCACGGTCGACGGCGGCGCGGTCGGGGCAGGGACGTTGCTCACCCCGCAGGATGTCGAGAACGCCAAGGCCGCCGGCGCCACCTTCGGGGTCTCGCCCGGCGCCACGCAGCGCCTGATCGACGCCTGCATCGCCAACGAATTGCCGCTGCTGCCCGGCGCCGCCACGGCCTCCGAGGTCATGGCGCTGTTCGAGCAGGGCTTCGACATGCTGAAGTTCTTCCCCGCCGAAGCCAATGGCGGCGCCCCCGCGCTCAAGGCCATCGGCGCCCCGATCCCGCAGGTCTCCTTCTGTCCGACCGGCGGCGTCAGCATGGCAAACGCCAAGGATTACCTCAGCCTGCCCAACGTCGTCTGCGCCGGCGGCTCCTGGGTCGCGCCGAAAACGGCAGTGGAGGCCGGCGATTGGGACGAGGTCGAACGCCTCGCCAAAGAGGCCGCCGCGCTCCCCCGCTGA
- a CDS encoding outer membrane protein → MKYAVFAGTLTGLLVPAAAFAGGVAPTPAPAPAPIVAPVAPLGTDWTGAYGGIQLEYGDVQTDDTAPTVGDLDGDGALYGVFGGYRYDLGNVVVGAELDLNFADIALEDSGGAEIGTVESVHRLGGEVGYDAGPALFYGTAGVAQASAEIGGTDYDDTGFFYGAGIDYMLTDQVTVGAEVLQHEFDDFDGTGQDISGTSFGINAAFRF, encoded by the coding sequence ATGAAATACGCAGTATTCGCAGGCACGCTCACCGGCCTTCTCGTCCCCGCCGCAGCTTTCGCTGGCGGCGTTGCCCCGACACCCGCCCCGGCACCCGCGCCCATCGTGGCCCCCGTCGCGCCGCTCGGCACCGACTGGACCGGCGCCTACGGCGGTATCCAGCTCGAGTACGGCGACGTGCAGACCGACGACACCGCACCTACCGTCGGCGACCTTGACGGCGACGGCGCCCTCTACGGCGTCTTCGGCGGCTACCGCTACGACCTCGGCAACGTGGTTGTCGGCGCCGAGCTGGACCTGAACTTCGCAGACATCGCGCTGGAAGATTCGGGCGGCGCTGAGATCGGCACCGTGGAATCCGTCCACCGTCTGGGTGGTGAGGTCGGCTACGACGCAGGCCCCGCACTCTTCTACGGTACCGCTGGTGTGGCCCAGGCCTCCGCTGAAATCGGTGGCACCGACTATGACGACACCGGCTTCTTCTACGGCGCTGGCATCGACTACATGCTGACCGACCAGGTCACCGTGGGTGCGGAAGTTCTGCAGCACGAGTTCGATGACTTCGACGGCACCGGTCAGGACATCTCTGGCACGTCCTTCGGCATCAACGCGGCCTTCCGCTTCTAA